A genomic stretch from Myxocyprinus asiaticus isolate MX2 ecotype Aquarium Trade chromosome 24, UBuf_Myxa_2, whole genome shotgun sequence includes:
- the LOC127415144 gene encoding protein GUCD1-like → MTDDVMLNVPVIRQQYHWDCGLACSRMVLEYLHPVSEEEFQGACLDLEFTESVWTIDLAYLMCKLGVRHRFCTQTLGVDKGFRNQSFYKKHFDTEEDRVNELFLKAESKGVVVKKCSLTVQEIQSHLEQGNVAIVLVNAVVLVCELCSTPVKYCCFLPVGQKCFCRKPDYQGHFVVVCGFNRKTGSIFYNNPAYSDRVCCTSFSNFEEARRSYGTDEDILFIYKDG, encoded by the exons ATGACCG ATGATGTGATGTTAAATGTACCGGTCATCCGGCAGCAATATCACTGGGACTGTGGGTTGGCCTGTTCGAGAATGGTACTAGA ATATTTACATCCAGTAAGTGAGGAGGAATTTCAGGGAGCGTGTTTGGACTTAGAGTTCACAGAAAGCGTGTGGACTATTGACCTGGCTTATCTCATGTGTAAGCTGGGGGTCAGACATCGCTTCTGCACACAGACACTAGGTGTGGACAAGGGCTTTAGGAACCAG TCCTtctacaaaaaacattttgacacGGAGGAGGACAGGGTGAATGAACTCTTTCTGAAGGCTGAAAGCAAAGGAGTCGTGGTAAAAAAATG CTCTCTTACTGTTCAGGAGATCCAGAGCCACCTGGAGCAGGGTAATGTGGCCATCGTGCTGGTCAATGCTGTGGTGTTGGTGTGTGAGCTGTGCTCCACTCCTGTCAAATACTGCTGTTTCCTCCCCGTGGGTCAGAAGTGCTTCTGCAGGAAGCCAGATTACCAGGGCCACTTTGTGGTAGTGTGTGGATTTAACCGCAAGACCGGCAGCATCTTCTACAACAATCCGGCTTATTCAGATC gtgtgtgCTGCACAAGTTTTAGTAATTTTGAAGAGGCCAGACGGAGCTACGGAACGGATGAGGACATTCTATTCATCTACAAAGATGGCTGA
- the p2rx7 gene encoding P2X purinoceptor 7 isoform X2, with protein sequence MSLSQRTKNKAPPYGKLCRTDKDCEKGFSNQISHGVQTGACVKFDVLRKTCEVSAWCPIENKKKPRPALLASAENFTVMIKNNIRFPAFNYIRRNILPEMKDTELKGCLYNRYTNPYCPIFRLGDIVNEAKENFANVAVEGGVIGIQINWDCDLNRIFHSCLPKYSFRRLDEKESNRTLYPGLNFRLARYSTVNGVEQRTLFKMYGIRFDVMVFGKAGKFSIIQLIIYIGSTLSYYAITTIVLDWLIGTSCYSKEAKQNYSERKFEPVQDMQECFLCVSFVDKDNLRVVKKSRKKRLQETKPLSIHQRKNDMASMKTLISVLHCGQSTSLPVQNGLSGGLKIDENQPSRQSNGQSADTPLLEMPQSGGPVWCQCGCCQPAATLHEQLCCRSSKGRCITTSPLFSTLVLSRSVLETALFYVDPLAELREGAQLRHGAYAQFIRWRFGDSTPRESIPVIPSCCVWRIRAEYPSPDGNYSGLRLHQVTPS encoded by the exons ATGTCATTGTCACAAAGAACCAAAAACAAG GCCCCACCATATGGGAAGCTGTGTCGAACAGATAAAGACTGCGAGAAAGGGTTTTCAAACCAGATTAGCCATG GTGTTCAAACAGGAGCCTGTGTGAAGTTTGATGTACTAAGGAAAACATGTGAAGTTTCAGCTTGGTGCCCCATTGAGAACAAGAAGAAACCTAG ACCTGCTCTTTTGGCATCTGCAGAAAATTTCACTGTGATGATTAAGAATAACATCAGATTTCCAGCCTTTAACTACATAAG AAGAAACATCTTACCTGAAATGAAGGACACTGAGCTTAAAGGTTGCCTTTATAACCGCTATACAAATCCATACTGTCCCATTTTCCGTCTGGGGGACATTGTGAATGAGGCCAAGGAGAACTTTGCCAATGTGGCAGTAGAG GGTGGTGTAATTGGGATTCAGATCAACTGGGACTGTGACCTGAACAGGATCTTTCACAGCTGTCTGCCCAAATACTCGTTCCGTCGTTTGGATGAAAAAGAAAGTAACCGTACCCTGTATCCTGGCCTTAACTTCAG GTTGGCAAGATACTCGACAGTGAATGGTGTGGAGCAAAGGaccctatttaaaatgtatggCATTAGGTTTGATGTCATGGTGTTTGGGAAG GCTGGAAAGTTCAGCATTATTCAGCTTATCATCTACATTGGATCAACGCTATCGTATTATGCTATT accACAATCGTCCTTGACTGGCTTATTGGCACCAGCTGTTACTCCAAAGAGGCCAAACAGAACTACTCTGAGAGAAAGTTTGAGCCAGTTCAGGACATGCAAgag TGTTTCCTTTGTGTGTCATTTGTGGATAAGGACAATTTAAGGGTGGTGAAAAAGTCCCGAAAGAAAAGATTACAGGAGACAAAACCCCTTTCCATTCACCAGCGCAAA AATGATATGGCCAGCATGAAGACTCTGATCAGTGTGCTGCATTGTGGGCAAAGCACAAGTTTGCCTGTTCAGAATGGCCTGAGTGGTGGGCTTAAGATAGATGAAAACCAGCCCAGCAGGCAAAGCAATGGACAGAGCGCAGACACACCATTACTGGAGATGCCTCAGTCTGGGGGTCCGGTCTGGTGTCAGTGTGGATGCTGCCAGCCTGCTGCCACCTTGCACGAGCAGCTGTGCTGTCGATCGAGCAAGGGGCGCTGCATAACCACCTCCCCTCTTTTTTCAACACTGGTCCTCAGTCGCTCCGTCCTGGAGACAGCTTTGTTCTATGTGGATCCCCTAGCGGAGCTGCGTGAGGGGGCTCAGCTGCGTCATGGGGCCTATGCTCAATTCATTAGGTGGCGGTTTGGTGACAGCACACCCAGGGAATCTATTCCAGTAATACCCAGTTGCTGTGTGTGGAGGATAAGGGCAGAATACCCCAGCCCTGATGGAAATTATAGTGGCCTAAGACTTCATCAGGTCACACCCTCTTAG
- the p2rx7 gene encoding P2X purinoceptor 7 isoform X1, producing the protein MPFSLLNICEYDTQKLVKIKSVKLGSLKWTLNGVILMFICFMMLWNKEYQEYDRVVSSVTTKVKGVAKANIPDIGEVVWDMVDHSGLSQGKNSFFVATNVIVTKNQKQGNCPEAPPYGKLCRTDKDCEKGFSNQISHGVQTGACVKFDVLRKTCEVSAWCPIENKKKPRPALLASAENFTVMIKNNIRFPAFNYIRRNILPEMKDTELKGCLYNRYTNPYCPIFRLGDIVNEAKENFANVAVEGGVIGIQINWDCDLNRIFHSCLPKYSFRRLDEKESNRTLYPGLNFRLARYSTVNGVEQRTLFKMYGIRFDVMVFGKAGKFSIIQLIIYIGSTLSYYAITTIVLDWLIGTSCYSKEAKQNYSERKFEPVQDMQECFLCVSFVDKDNLRVVKKSRKKRLQETKPLSIHQRKNDMASMKTLISVLHCGQSTSLPVQNGLSGGLKIDENQPSRQSNGQSADTPLLEMPQSGGPVWCQCGCCQPAATLHEQLCCRSSKGRCITTSPLFSTLVLSRSVLETALFYVDPLAELREGAQLRHGAYAQFIRWRFGDSTPRESIPVIPSCCVWRIRAEYPSPDGNYSGLRLHQVTPS; encoded by the exons ATGCCTTTCAGTTTGCTGAATATCTGTGAATATGACACTCAAAAACTCGTTAAAATCAAGAGCGTCAAACTTGGTTCCCTGAAATGGACATTAAACGGAGTTATCTTGATGTTCATTTG TTTCATGATGTTATGGAATAAAGAATATCAAGAGTATGATCGTGTGGTGAGTTCTGTCACCACAAAGGTTAAGGGAGTGGCAAAGGCAAATATACCAGACATTGGGGAAGTTGTATGGGATATGGTGGACCACAGTGGACTATCTCAG GGGAAAAACTCTTTTTTCGTGGCAACAAATGTCATTGTCACAAAGAACCAAAAACAAGGTAATTGCCCAGAG GCCCCACCATATGGGAAGCTGTGTCGAACAGATAAAGACTGCGAGAAAGGGTTTTCAAACCAGATTAGCCATG GTGTTCAAACAGGAGCCTGTGTGAAGTTTGATGTACTAAGGAAAACATGTGAAGTTTCAGCTTGGTGCCCCATTGAGAACAAGAAGAAACCTAG ACCTGCTCTTTTGGCATCTGCAGAAAATTTCACTGTGATGATTAAGAATAACATCAGATTTCCAGCCTTTAACTACATAAG AAGAAACATCTTACCTGAAATGAAGGACACTGAGCTTAAAGGTTGCCTTTATAACCGCTATACAAATCCATACTGTCCCATTTTCCGTCTGGGGGACATTGTGAATGAGGCCAAGGAGAACTTTGCCAATGTGGCAGTAGAG GGTGGTGTAATTGGGATTCAGATCAACTGGGACTGTGACCTGAACAGGATCTTTCACAGCTGTCTGCCCAAATACTCGTTCCGTCGTTTGGATGAAAAAGAAAGTAACCGTACCCTGTATCCTGGCCTTAACTTCAG GTTGGCAAGATACTCGACAGTGAATGGTGTGGAGCAAAGGaccctatttaaaatgtatggCATTAGGTTTGATGTCATGGTGTTTGGGAAG GCTGGAAAGTTCAGCATTATTCAGCTTATCATCTACATTGGATCAACGCTATCGTATTATGCTATT accACAATCGTCCTTGACTGGCTTATTGGCACCAGCTGTTACTCCAAAGAGGCCAAACAGAACTACTCTGAGAGAAAGTTTGAGCCAGTTCAGGACATGCAAgag TGTTTCCTTTGTGTGTCATTTGTGGATAAGGACAATTTAAGGGTGGTGAAAAAGTCCCGAAAGAAAAGATTACAGGAGACAAAACCCCTTTCCATTCACCAGCGCAAA AATGATATGGCCAGCATGAAGACTCTGATCAGTGTGCTGCATTGTGGGCAAAGCACAAGTTTGCCTGTTCAGAATGGCCTGAGTGGTGGGCTTAAGATAGATGAAAACCAGCCCAGCAGGCAAAGCAATGGACAGAGCGCAGACACACCATTACTGGAGATGCCTCAGTCTGGGGGTCCGGTCTGGTGTCAGTGTGGATGCTGCCAGCCTGCTGCCACCTTGCACGAGCAGCTGTGCTGTCGATCGAGCAAGGGGCGCTGCATAACCACCTCCCCTCTTTTTTCAACACTGGTCCTCAGTCGCTCCGTCCTGGAGACAGCTTTGTTCTATGTGGATCCCCTAGCGGAGCTGCGTGAGGGGGCTCAGCTGCGTCATGGGGCCTATGCTCAATTCATTAGGTGGCGGTTTGGTGACAGCACACCCAGGGAATCTATTCCAGTAATACCCAGTTGCTGTGTGTGGAGGATAAGGGCAGAATACCCCAGCCCTGATGGAAATTATAGTGGCCTAAGACTTCATCAGGTCACACCCTCTTAG